Proteins encoded together in one Amphritea japonica ATCC BAA-1530 window:
- the rpsP gene encoding 30S ribosomal protein S16: MVTIRLSRGGAKKRPFYHLTVADSRNPRDGRFIERVGLFNPLAKGQEERLRINQERVDYWVAKGAQMSDRVAKLVKGAK; the protein is encoded by the coding sequence ATGGTAACTATTCGTCTTTCTCGTGGTGGCGCTAAAAAGCGTCCTTTCTATCATTTGACTGTAGCTGATTCTCGTAATCCGCGTGATGGTCGTTTTATTGAGCGTGTTGGCCTGTTCAACCCTCTGGCTAAAGGCCAGGAAGAGCGTCTGCGTATTAATCAGGAACGTGTTGACTACTGGGTAGCTAAAGGCGCTCAGATGTCTGATCGCGTTGCTAAGCTGGTAAAAGGCGCTAAGTAA
- the rimM gene encoding ribosome maturation factor RimM (Essential for efficient processing of 16S rRNA) encodes MSGLTSDDITTVGRITTIYGVKGWVKIYSHTEPMERILDYSPWLLKLNGQWQPVKISEGKKHGKGLVAKLAGVDDRDIARQYCGMDIAIETSLLPALGEGDFYWSQLEKLEVLTESGVKLGKVSHLIATGSNDVLVVKGKADSVDRRERLIPYLPDQVIKEINLEEGTIRVDWDPEF; translated from the coding sequence ATGAGTGGTTTGACGTCAGACGATATTACAACAGTAGGGCGGATCACGACGATCTACGGCGTTAAAGGTTGGGTGAAAATATACTCCCATACCGAGCCGATGGAGCGCATTCTGGATTACTCACCATGGCTACTGAAACTAAACGGTCAGTGGCAGCCGGTTAAGATTAGCGAAGGCAAAAAACATGGTAAGGGACTGGTAGCTAAGCTTGCAGGTGTTGATGATCGTGATATAGCTCGCCAGTATTGTGGCATGGATATCGCGATAGAAACTAGCCTGCTACCAGCGCTGGGCGAAGGTGATTTTTACTGGAGTCAGCTGGAAAAGCTTGAAGTATTGACCGAGTCCGGCGTGAAGCTGGGTAAGGTAAGTCATCTGATTGCGACCGGTTCAAATGATGTACTGGTAGTAAAAGGTAAGGCAGACAGTGTTGATCGCAGAGAGCGGTTGATCCCCTACCTGCCGGATCAGGTGATTAAAGAGATAAACCTTGAAGAAGGTACGATACGGGTCGATTGGGATCCGGAGTTTTAA